A stretch of Pomacea canaliculata isolate SZHN2017 linkage group LG6, ASM307304v1, whole genome shotgun sequence DNA encodes these proteins:
- the LOC112565888 gene encoding uncharacterized protein LOC112565888 isoform X2, whose protein sequence is MSLAAGEHGWTSHSFVPVESINFRAANISLEEIRNLWISHLPEVKEKTKSVGDRSRLAITQEQDVALLAPYSKPETFCKLPGAEAHLTCSSSRATWRAELSPTDGTSRQRGLANGSRLQVKAGST, encoded by the exons atgtcactgGCTGCCGGAGAACACGGATGGACTAGTCACAGCTTTGTGCCGGTGGAGTCAATCAATTTCAGGGCGGCAAATATCTCCCTCGAAGAGATCCGCAACTTGTGGATCTCGCACCTTCCAGAGgtcaaagagaagacaaaaa gtGTTGGAGACAGAAGCAGACTGGCGATCACACAAGAACAAGATGTGGCATTGTTGGCTCCATACTCCAAG CCAGAAACATTCTGCAAGTTGCCAGGCGCCGAGGCGCACCTCACCTGTAGTTCCTCACGCGCCACCTGGCGGGCCGAGCTCTCACCGACAGATGGCACTTCACGCCAACGAGGTCTGGCAAACGGCAGTCGACTGCAGGTAAAG
- the LOC112565888 gene encoding uncharacterized protein LOC112565888 isoform X1, whose translation MSLAAGEHGWTSHSFVPVESINFRAANISLEEIRNLWISHLPEVKEKTKSVGDRSRLAITQEQDVALLAPYSKPETFCKLPGAEAHLTCSSSRATWRAELSPTDGTSRQRGLANGSRLQVKVSYLHLP comes from the exons atgtcactgGCTGCCGGAGAACACGGATGGACTAGTCACAGCTTTGTGCCGGTGGAGTCAATCAATTTCAGGGCGGCAAATATCTCCCTCGAAGAGATCCGCAACTTGTGGATCTCGCACCTTCCAGAGgtcaaagagaagacaaaaa gtGTTGGAGACAGAAGCAGACTGGCGATCACACAAGAACAAGATGTGGCATTGTTGGCTCCATACTCCAAG CCAGAAACATTCTGCAAGTTGCCAGGCGCCGAGGCGCACCTCACCTGTAGTTCCTCACGCGCCACCTGGCGGGCCGAGCTCTCACCGACAGATGGCACTTCACGCCAACGAGGTCTGGCAAACGGCAGTCGACTGCAGGTAAAGGTAAGCTATCTGCATTTACCATGA